The following coding sequences lie in one Apteryx mantelli isolate bAptMan1 chromosome 6, bAptMan1.hap1, whole genome shotgun sequence genomic window:
- the SF3B1 gene encoding splicing factor 3B subunit 1 isoform X1, which produces MAKIAKTHEDIEAQIREIQGKKPALDEAQGVGLDSTGYYDQEIYGGSDSRFAGYVTSIAATELEDDDDDYSSTSLLGQKKPGYHAPVALLNDIPQSTEQYDPFAEHRPQKIADREDEYKKHRRMMIISPERLDPFADGGKTPDPKMNARTYMDVMREQHLTKEEREIRQQLAEKAKAGELKVVNGASSQPPSKRKRRWDQTADQTPGATPKKLSSWDQAETPGHTPSLRWDETPGRAKGSETPGATPGSKIWDPTPSHTPAGAATPGRDTPGHATPGHGGATSSARKNRWDETPKTERDTPGHGSGWAETPRTDRGGDSIGETPTPGASKRKSRWDETPASQMGGSTPVLTPGKTPIGTPAMNMATPTPGHIMSMTPEQLQAWRWEREIDERNRPLSDEELDAMFPEGYKVLPPPAGYVPIRTPARKLTATPTPLGGMTGFHMQTEDRTMKSVNDQPSGNLPFLKPDDIQYFDKLLVDVDESTLSPEEQKERKIMKLLLKIKNGTPPMRKAALRQITDKAREFGAGPLFNQILPLLMSPTLEDQERHLLVKVIDRILYKLDDLVRPYVHKILVVIEPLLIDEDYYARVEGREIISNLAKAAGLATMISTMRPDIDNMDEYVRNTTARAFAVVASALGIPSLLPFLKAVCKSKKSWQARHTGIKIVQQIAILMGCAILPHLRSLVEIIEHGLVDEQQKVRTISALAIAALAEAATPYGIESFDSVLKPLWKGIRQHRGKGLAAFLKAIGYLIPLMDAEYANYYTREVMLILIREFQSPDEEMKKIVLKVVKQCCGTDGVEANYIKTEILPPFFKHFWQHRMALDRRNYRQLVDTTVELANKVGAAEIISRIVDDLKDEAEQYRKMVMETIEKIMGNLGAADIDHKLEEQLIDGILYAFQEQTTEDSVMLNGFGTVVNALGKRVKPYLPQICGTVLWRLNNKSAKVRQQAADLISRTAVVMKTCQEEKLMGHLGVVLYEYLGEEYPEVLGSILGALKAIVNVIGMHKMTPPIKDLLPRLTPILKNRHEKVQENCIDLVGRIADRGAEYVSAREWMRICFELLELLKAHKKAIRRATVNTFGYIAKAIGPHDVLATLLNNLKVQERQNRVCTTVAIAIVAETCSPFTVLPALMNEYRVPELNVQNGVLKSLSFLFEYIGEMGKDYIYAVTPLLEDALMDRDLVHRQTASAVVQHMSLGVYGFGCEDSLNHLLNYVWPNVFETSPHVIQAVMGALEGLRVAIGPCRMLQYCLQGLFHPARKVRDVYWKIYNSIYIGSQDALIAHYPRIYNDEKNTYIRYELDYIL; this is translated from the exons ATATTGAAGCACAAATTCGAGAAATTCAAGGAAAAAAGCCTGCTCTTGATGAAGCACAAGGAGTAGGCCTTGATTCCACAGGATATTATGATCAAGAAATTTATGGTGGCAGTGACAGCAGGTTTGCTGGATATGTAACTTCTATTGCAGCAACTGAATTAGAAGAT GATGATGATGACTACTCTTCTACAAGTTTGCTTGGCCAGAAGAAGCCAGGGTACCATGCTCCGGTGGCATTGCTTAATGACATACCACAGTCGACTGAACAG tatGATCCCTTTGCAGAACACCGTCCTCAAAAGATTGCAGATCGGGAGGATGAATACAAAAAGCACAGGCGGATGATGATAATTTCCCCTGAGCGCCTTGATCCTTTTGCAGATG GAGGGAAGACACCAGATCCTAAAATGAATGCCAGAACATACATGGATGTTATGCGTGAACAGCATTTAACAAAAGaagag AGGGAAATTAGGCAACAGCTAGCAGAAAAAGCTAAAGCTGGAGAGCTTAAAGTCGTCAATGGAGCCTCATCTCAACCACCTTCAAAACGCAAACGGCGTTGGGATCAGACAGCTGATCAGACTCCTGGTGCTACTCCTAAAAAACTATCCAGTTGGGATCAAGCAGAG ACTCCTGGACATACTCCCTCTCTGCGATGGGATGAAACTCCAGGCCGTGCAAAGGGCAGTGAAACTCCTGGTGCCACCCCAGGCTCAAAAATATGGGATCCTACTCCCAGTCATACACCAGCAGGAGCTGCAACACCTGGACGGGACACACCTGGTCATGCCACACCAGGCCATGGAGGTGCCACATCCAGTGCACGTAAAAATCGATGGGATGAAACACCTAAAACAGAAAGAG ATACTCCGGGACATGGCAGTGGATGGGCTGAGACTCCTCGTACAGATCGCGGTGGTGATTCAATTGGCGAGACACCAACCCCAGGAGCAAGTAAAAGAAAGTCACGATGGGATGAAACACCTGCCAGCCAGATGGGTGGCAGCACTCCTGTTCTGACACCTGGCAAAACACCCATTGGTACCCCAGCTATGAACATGGCAACTCCTACACCAG GTCATATAATGAGCATGACTCCTGAACAGCTGCAAGCTTGGCGTTGGGAGAGGGAAATAGATGAGAGAAACAGACCGCTTTCTGATGAAGAATTGGATGCCATGTTCCCAGAAGGATATAAG gttctTCCCCCACCAGCTGGTTATGTACCAATTCGCACTCCAGCTCGCAAACTTACAGCCACTCCGACGCCTTTGGGTGGTATGACTGGATTCCACATGCAGACAGAAGACAGGACTATGAAGAGTGTCAATGATCAGCCCTCTGGAAATCTTCCATTCCTAAAACCAGATGATATCCAATACTTTGATAAGCTGCTG GTTGATGTTGATGAATCAACACTGAGTCCCGAAgaacagaaggagagaaaaataatgaAGTTACTTTTGAAGATAAAGAATGGCACACCTCCCATGAGAAAG GCTGCGTTGAGACAAATTACTGATAAAGCTCGGGAATTTGGAGCAGGGCCACTGTTCAATCAGATTCTACCTCTGCTGATGTCACCGACGCTTGAAGATCAAGAACGTCACTTGCTTGTCAAAGTCATCGATAGAATTCTCTACAAACTGGATGACTTGGTCCGACCATATGTACACAAG ATTCTTGTCGTCATTGAACCACTGCTGATTGATGAAGACTACTATGCCAGAGTGGAAGGCAGAGAAATTATTTCAAACTTGGCTAAG GCTGCTGGTTTGGCAACAATGATCTCCACAATGCGACCTGATATTGATAATATGGATGAATATGTCCGAAATACCACGGCTCGAGCCTTTGCTGTTGTTGCCTCTGCTTTGGGCATTCCTTCTCTGTTACCCTTCTTGAAAGCTGTCtgtaaaagcaaaaaatcctGGCAGGCTAGGCATACTGGCATCAAGATTGTACAGCAAATTGCCATTCTTATGGGTTGTGCTATCTTGCCTCATCTCAGGAGCTTGGTTGAAATTATTGAACATG GTCTGGTGGATGAGCAGCAGAAAGTTCGTACCATCAGTGCTTTGGCTATTGCTGCTTTGGCTGAAGCAGCTACTCCCTATGGTATCGAGTCATTTGATTCTGTTCTAAAGCCTTTATGGAAAGGTATACGTCAACACAGAGGAAAG GGTTTGGCTGCCTTTTTGAAGGCTATTGGTTATCTGATTCCATTGATGGATGCTGAGTATGCAAACTATTATACCAGAGAAGTCATGCTAATCCTTATCAGAGAGTTCCAGTCTCCTGatgaagagatgaaaaagattGTATTGAAG GTGGTAAAGCAGTGTTGTGGTACAGATGGTGTTGAAGCAAACTACATTAAAACAGAGATCTTGCCACcatttttcaaacacttctggCAGCACAGAATGGCATTGGACAGGAGAAACTACagacag TTGGTTGATACAACAGTGGAGCTGGCAAATAAAGTTGGAGCAGCAGAAATTATTTCTAGAATTGTGGATGATCTGAAGGATGAGGCAGAGCAGTACAGAAAAATGGTCATGGAAACAATTGAGAAGATAATGGGAAATCTAGGGGCAGCAGACATTGATCATAAGCTGGAAGAACAGCTTATTGATGGTATCTTGTATGCCTTCCAGGAACAGACCACAGAG GATTCTGTGATGCTGAATGGCTTTGGCACAGTGGTCAATGCTCTAGGCAAAAGAGTTAAACCCTATTTGCCACAAATCTGTGGTACGGTTTTGTGGCGTTTGAACAACAAATCGGCTAAAGTTAGGCAGCAGGCTGCTGACCTGATCTCTCGCACTGCAGTTGTCATGAAGACTTGTCAAGAG GAAAAACTGATGGGACACTTGGGTGTTGTGTTGTATGAGTACCTGGGTGAAGAATATCCTGAAGTACTGGGCAGCATACTCGGAGCACTTAAGGCCATTGTGAATGTTATAG GTATGCACAAGATGACACCACCAATCAAAGACCTCCTGCCACGGCTTACACCTATTTTGAAGAACAGACATGAGAAAGTACAGGAGAATTGTATTGATCTTGTTGGGCGTATTGCAGACAG ggGTGCAGAATATGTTTCTGCAAGAGAATGGATGAGGATCTGCTTTGAACTGCTTGAATTATTAAAAGCTCACAAGAAAGCTATCCGAAGAGCCACAGTAAACACTTTTGGTTATATCGCAAAAGCTATTGG ACCTCATGATGTACTGGCTACACTGCTAAATAACCTGAAAGTACAGGAAAGGCAGAACAGAGTATGTACTACAGTGGCAATTGCTATTGTAGCTGAAACGTGCTCACCTTTCACAGTGCTGCCTGCACTCATGAATGAATACAGAGTTCCAGAACTGAATGTCCAGAATGGTGTGttaaaatctctttctttcctgtttgagTACATtggagagatgggaaaagattACATTTATGCTGTTACACCATTGCTTGAGGATGCTTTAATGGACAG AGATCTCGTACACAGACAAACAGcaagtgctgtggtgcaacataTGTCTCTTGGTGTCTATGGATTTGGCTGTGAAGATTCTCTTAATCATTTGTTAAATTACGTATGGCCTAATGTGTTTGAAACCTCTCCTCATGTCATTCAGGCAGTCATGGGGGCTCTGGAGGGCCTCAGAGTTGCTATCGGTCCCTGCAGAATGTTGCAGTATTGTTTACAG ggTTTGTTTCACCCTGCCCGCAAAGTCAGAGATGTTTATTGGAAGATTTATAATTCAATCTATATCGGCTCACAGGACGCTCTGATAGCGCATTATCCAAGAATCTATAATGATGAAAAGAACACCTACATTCGTTATGAACTTGACTACATCTTATAA
- the SF3B1 gene encoding splicing factor 3B subunit 1 isoform X2, translating into MNARTYMDVMREQHLTKEEREIRQQLAEKAKAGELKVVNGASSQPPSKRKRRWDQTADQTPGATPKKLSSWDQAETPGHTPSLRWDETPGRAKGSETPGATPGSKIWDPTPSHTPAGAATPGRDTPGHATPGHGGATSSARKNRWDETPKTERDTPGHGSGWAETPRTDRGGDSIGETPTPGASKRKSRWDETPASQMGGSTPVLTPGKTPIGTPAMNMATPTPGHIMSMTPEQLQAWRWEREIDERNRPLSDEELDAMFPEGYKVLPPPAGYVPIRTPARKLTATPTPLGGMTGFHMQTEDRTMKSVNDQPSGNLPFLKPDDIQYFDKLLVDVDESTLSPEEQKERKIMKLLLKIKNGTPPMRKAALRQITDKAREFGAGPLFNQILPLLMSPTLEDQERHLLVKVIDRILYKLDDLVRPYVHKILVVIEPLLIDEDYYARVEGREIISNLAKAAGLATMISTMRPDIDNMDEYVRNTTARAFAVVASALGIPSLLPFLKAVCKSKKSWQARHTGIKIVQQIAILMGCAILPHLRSLVEIIEHGLVDEQQKVRTISALAIAALAEAATPYGIESFDSVLKPLWKGIRQHRGKGLAAFLKAIGYLIPLMDAEYANYYTREVMLILIREFQSPDEEMKKIVLKVVKQCCGTDGVEANYIKTEILPPFFKHFWQHRMALDRRNYRQLVDTTVELANKVGAAEIISRIVDDLKDEAEQYRKMVMETIEKIMGNLGAADIDHKLEEQLIDGILYAFQEQTTEDSVMLNGFGTVVNALGKRVKPYLPQICGTVLWRLNNKSAKVRQQAADLISRTAVVMKTCQEEKLMGHLGVVLYEYLGEEYPEVLGSILGALKAIVNVIGMHKMTPPIKDLLPRLTPILKNRHEKVQENCIDLVGRIADRGAEYVSAREWMRICFELLELLKAHKKAIRRATVNTFGYIAKAIGPHDVLATLLNNLKVQERQNRVCTTVAIAIVAETCSPFTVLPALMNEYRVPELNVQNGVLKSLSFLFEYIGEMGKDYIYAVTPLLEDALMDRDLVHRQTASAVVQHMSLGVYGFGCEDSLNHLLNYVWPNVFETSPHVIQAVMGALEGLRVAIGPCRMLQYCLQGLFHPARKVRDVYWKIYNSIYIGSQDALIAHYPRIYNDEKNTYIRYELDYIL; encoded by the exons ATGAATGCCAGAACATACATGGATGTTATGCGTGAACAGCATTTAACAAAAGaagag AGGGAAATTAGGCAACAGCTAGCAGAAAAAGCTAAAGCTGGAGAGCTTAAAGTCGTCAATGGAGCCTCATCTCAACCACCTTCAAAACGCAAACGGCGTTGGGATCAGACAGCTGATCAGACTCCTGGTGCTACTCCTAAAAAACTATCCAGTTGGGATCAAGCAGAG ACTCCTGGACATACTCCCTCTCTGCGATGGGATGAAACTCCAGGCCGTGCAAAGGGCAGTGAAACTCCTGGTGCCACCCCAGGCTCAAAAATATGGGATCCTACTCCCAGTCATACACCAGCAGGAGCTGCAACACCTGGACGGGACACACCTGGTCATGCCACACCAGGCCATGGAGGTGCCACATCCAGTGCACGTAAAAATCGATGGGATGAAACACCTAAAACAGAAAGAG ATACTCCGGGACATGGCAGTGGATGGGCTGAGACTCCTCGTACAGATCGCGGTGGTGATTCAATTGGCGAGACACCAACCCCAGGAGCAAGTAAAAGAAAGTCACGATGGGATGAAACACCTGCCAGCCAGATGGGTGGCAGCACTCCTGTTCTGACACCTGGCAAAACACCCATTGGTACCCCAGCTATGAACATGGCAACTCCTACACCAG GTCATATAATGAGCATGACTCCTGAACAGCTGCAAGCTTGGCGTTGGGAGAGGGAAATAGATGAGAGAAACAGACCGCTTTCTGATGAAGAATTGGATGCCATGTTCCCAGAAGGATATAAG gttctTCCCCCACCAGCTGGTTATGTACCAATTCGCACTCCAGCTCGCAAACTTACAGCCACTCCGACGCCTTTGGGTGGTATGACTGGATTCCACATGCAGACAGAAGACAGGACTATGAAGAGTGTCAATGATCAGCCCTCTGGAAATCTTCCATTCCTAAAACCAGATGATATCCAATACTTTGATAAGCTGCTG GTTGATGTTGATGAATCAACACTGAGTCCCGAAgaacagaaggagagaaaaataatgaAGTTACTTTTGAAGATAAAGAATGGCACACCTCCCATGAGAAAG GCTGCGTTGAGACAAATTACTGATAAAGCTCGGGAATTTGGAGCAGGGCCACTGTTCAATCAGATTCTACCTCTGCTGATGTCACCGACGCTTGAAGATCAAGAACGTCACTTGCTTGTCAAAGTCATCGATAGAATTCTCTACAAACTGGATGACTTGGTCCGACCATATGTACACAAG ATTCTTGTCGTCATTGAACCACTGCTGATTGATGAAGACTACTATGCCAGAGTGGAAGGCAGAGAAATTATTTCAAACTTGGCTAAG GCTGCTGGTTTGGCAACAATGATCTCCACAATGCGACCTGATATTGATAATATGGATGAATATGTCCGAAATACCACGGCTCGAGCCTTTGCTGTTGTTGCCTCTGCTTTGGGCATTCCTTCTCTGTTACCCTTCTTGAAAGCTGTCtgtaaaagcaaaaaatcctGGCAGGCTAGGCATACTGGCATCAAGATTGTACAGCAAATTGCCATTCTTATGGGTTGTGCTATCTTGCCTCATCTCAGGAGCTTGGTTGAAATTATTGAACATG GTCTGGTGGATGAGCAGCAGAAAGTTCGTACCATCAGTGCTTTGGCTATTGCTGCTTTGGCTGAAGCAGCTACTCCCTATGGTATCGAGTCATTTGATTCTGTTCTAAAGCCTTTATGGAAAGGTATACGTCAACACAGAGGAAAG GGTTTGGCTGCCTTTTTGAAGGCTATTGGTTATCTGATTCCATTGATGGATGCTGAGTATGCAAACTATTATACCAGAGAAGTCATGCTAATCCTTATCAGAGAGTTCCAGTCTCCTGatgaagagatgaaaaagattGTATTGAAG GTGGTAAAGCAGTGTTGTGGTACAGATGGTGTTGAAGCAAACTACATTAAAACAGAGATCTTGCCACcatttttcaaacacttctggCAGCACAGAATGGCATTGGACAGGAGAAACTACagacag TTGGTTGATACAACAGTGGAGCTGGCAAATAAAGTTGGAGCAGCAGAAATTATTTCTAGAATTGTGGATGATCTGAAGGATGAGGCAGAGCAGTACAGAAAAATGGTCATGGAAACAATTGAGAAGATAATGGGAAATCTAGGGGCAGCAGACATTGATCATAAGCTGGAAGAACAGCTTATTGATGGTATCTTGTATGCCTTCCAGGAACAGACCACAGAG GATTCTGTGATGCTGAATGGCTTTGGCACAGTGGTCAATGCTCTAGGCAAAAGAGTTAAACCCTATTTGCCACAAATCTGTGGTACGGTTTTGTGGCGTTTGAACAACAAATCGGCTAAAGTTAGGCAGCAGGCTGCTGACCTGATCTCTCGCACTGCAGTTGTCATGAAGACTTGTCAAGAG GAAAAACTGATGGGACACTTGGGTGTTGTGTTGTATGAGTACCTGGGTGAAGAATATCCTGAAGTACTGGGCAGCATACTCGGAGCACTTAAGGCCATTGTGAATGTTATAG GTATGCACAAGATGACACCACCAATCAAAGACCTCCTGCCACGGCTTACACCTATTTTGAAGAACAGACATGAGAAAGTACAGGAGAATTGTATTGATCTTGTTGGGCGTATTGCAGACAG ggGTGCAGAATATGTTTCTGCAAGAGAATGGATGAGGATCTGCTTTGAACTGCTTGAATTATTAAAAGCTCACAAGAAAGCTATCCGAAGAGCCACAGTAAACACTTTTGGTTATATCGCAAAAGCTATTGG ACCTCATGATGTACTGGCTACACTGCTAAATAACCTGAAAGTACAGGAAAGGCAGAACAGAGTATGTACTACAGTGGCAATTGCTATTGTAGCTGAAACGTGCTCACCTTTCACAGTGCTGCCTGCACTCATGAATGAATACAGAGTTCCAGAACTGAATGTCCAGAATGGTGTGttaaaatctctttctttcctgtttgagTACATtggagagatgggaaaagattACATTTATGCTGTTACACCATTGCTTGAGGATGCTTTAATGGACAG AGATCTCGTACACAGACAAACAGcaagtgctgtggtgcaacataTGTCTCTTGGTGTCTATGGATTTGGCTGTGAAGATTCTCTTAATCATTTGTTAAATTACGTATGGCCTAATGTGTTTGAAACCTCTCCTCATGTCATTCAGGCAGTCATGGGGGCTCTGGAGGGCCTCAGAGTTGCTATCGGTCCCTGCAGAATGTTGCAGTATTGTTTACAG ggTTTGTTTCACCCTGCCCGCAAAGTCAGAGATGTTTATTGGAAGATTTATAATTCAATCTATATCGGCTCACAGGACGCTCTGATAGCGCATTATCCAAGAATCTATAATGATGAAAAGAACACCTACATTCGTTATGAACTTGACTACATCTTATAA